Proteins from a single region of Gemmatirosa kalamazoonensis:
- a CDS encoding NAD(P)/FAD-dependent oxidoreductase, with the protein MTGSEPIVIVGAGLAGVAAAYHLAARRGVPNVVLVDEREPLTLTSAVGTMGYRNWWPGPDDTMCRFVSRSIDLLEEMADESANAFRLSARGYLFATARAEEAARLRATAREVSAYGMGELREHADVAGYEPARAEGYRGAPTGADLLLGEAARAAFPYLAPDTVAALHVRRAGWMNAVALGAWMLRRALGAGATFVRGRVDAVDTAGGRVRGVRLDSGATLGCDRVVLAAGPGLPRALRLLDADVPLLLELHAKMLFRDPLGAVPRGAPFLIWNDPVDELPPGIHVRPVDGPHGDETWLIWTYDIEPRAEPVWPPTFDPRHGEFLLRGAAALIPGFAAYAGRAGVVDGGYYCKTPENRPVIGPLGAEGAFVLGGLSGYGIMASHAAAELAAAHVTGDVLPAYAGALSPARYEDAGYRARVVAGEAGVGQL; encoded by the coding sequence ATGACCGGATCGGAGCCCATCGTCATCGTCGGCGCCGGCCTCGCGGGTGTGGCGGCCGCGTACCACCTCGCCGCGCGCCGCGGCGTGCCTAACGTCGTGCTCGTCGACGAGCGCGAGCCGCTGACGCTGACGAGCGCCGTCGGCACGATGGGCTACCGCAACTGGTGGCCCGGCCCGGACGACACGATGTGCCGCTTCGTGTCGCGCAGCATCGATCTCCTGGAGGAGATGGCCGACGAGAGCGCGAACGCGTTCCGGCTGTCCGCGCGCGGCTATCTGTTCGCGACGGCACGCGCCGAGGAGGCGGCGCGCCTGCGGGCGACCGCGCGCGAGGTCTCGGCGTACGGCATGGGCGAGCTGCGCGAGCACGCCGACGTCGCCGGCTACGAGCCCGCGCGCGCCGAGGGCTACCGCGGCGCGCCGACCGGCGCCGACCTGCTGCTCGGCGAGGCCGCACGCGCAGCGTTCCCGTATCTCGCGCCGGACACGGTGGCCGCGCTGCACGTGCGGCGCGCGGGCTGGATGAACGCCGTGGCCCTCGGCGCGTGGATGCTGCGCCGCGCGTTAGGCGCCGGCGCCACGTTCGTGCGCGGCCGCGTCGACGCGGTGGACACGGCGGGCGGCCGCGTGCGCGGCGTGCGGCTCGACTCCGGCGCGACACTCGGCTGCGACCGGGTCGTGCTCGCGGCGGGGCCCGGGCTCCCCCGCGCGCTCCGGCTGCTCGACGCGGACGTCCCGCTGCTGCTCGAGCTGCACGCGAAGATGCTGTTCCGCGATCCGTTAGGCGCGGTGCCGCGCGGCGCGCCGTTCCTCATCTGGAACGACCCGGTCGACGAGCTGCCGCCCGGGATCCACGTGCGCCCGGTGGACGGCCCGCACGGCGACGAGACGTGGCTCATCTGGACGTACGACATCGAGCCGCGGGCCGAGCCGGTGTGGCCGCCGACGTTCGACCCGCGGCACGGCGAGTTCCTGCTCCGCGGCGCGGCGGCGCTGATTCCCGGGTTCGCGGCCTACGCCGGACGCGCGGGGGTCGTCGACGGCGGCTACTACTGCAAGACGCCGGAGAACCGTCCCGTGATCGGGCCGCTCGGCGCGGAGGGCGCATTCGTGTTAGGCGGGCTGTCGGGCTACGGCATCATGGCATCGCACGCGGCGGCGGAGCTGGCCGCGGCGCACGTCACGGGCGACGTGCTGCCGGCGTATGCGGGGGCGCTCTCGCCGGCGCGATACGAGGACGCGGGGTACCGGGCGCGGGTGGTGGCGGGAGAGGCGGGGGTGGGGCAGCTGTGA